In the genome of Ancylomarina subtilis, one region contains:
- a CDS encoding XkdF-like putative serine protease domain-containing protein yields MKLNKSDKENTGVFAISIVDKPAIQSNFIALSDNEKKQTIKLSNDDRMILTGAALIPNKKIYRNNVGGDEAYIYFSKETIDQTAEYYFANNQSMNFTLEHKDKTYDVTLKESWIKEFENDKSVEYGLEEEIGTWFVSLKVHDSELWKDIKSGEYNGFSVELNMLPQLKTFFSEEIKPRTQEDVIKDLLELFK; encoded by the coding sequence ATGAAATTGAATAAATCAGATAAAGAAAATACGGGCGTGTTTGCTATTTCGATAGTTGATAAGCCTGCGATTCAATCAAATTTTATTGCTCTATCTGACAATGAAAAGAAGCAAACAATTAAGCTATCAAACGATGATAGAATGATTCTAACGGGTGCAGCTCTTATTCCTAACAAGAAGATCTATCGTAATAACGTAGGCGGTGACGAAGCTTATATATACTTCTCAAAGGAAACCATAGACCAAACAGCCGAATATTATTTTGCTAATAATCAGTCTATGAATTTTACACTAGAACACAAAGACAAAACTTATGATGTGACTTTAAAGGAAAGTTGGATTAAGGAATTTGAAAACGACAAATCAGTAGAATACGGTTTAGAAGAAGAAATAGGAACTTGGTTCGTTTCTCTAAAGGTTCACGATTCAGAATTATGGAAAGATATTAAAAGCGGAGAATATAACGGTTTTAGTGTTGAGTTAAATATGCTTCCACAATTGAAAACATTTTTCTCAGAAGAAATTAAGCCTAGAACACAGGAAGACGTAATAAAAGACCTTTTGGAATTATTCAAATAA